The following proteins are encoded in a genomic region of Methanobrevibacter sp.:
- a CDS encoding S-layer family protein translates to MLCLLFSVSSVSADDNQTVDDNFAVVNLDADATTFADINSKIASSASNSVIYLNNQSFIGNGQHISIAKSITIDGSSQDNPNSVSVLDAQGNSRVFIILASATNVKVTLKNLVIVNGNISDFGGAVYSRPNSATLTISNIHFENNTATSGGAVYMSGSGSTLNVDNCSFLNNRALNSGAGAIYVYNVNANINNCNFMNNSALRTNETGYSGGAIFSYGILNVDNCLFENNSGLYGGAIINDGRVANIKNSNFTSNVVTRNSGAAIYNYDYSANLKVNNCTFEYNVANNKGSGIYNFLGTAIVENSTFVHNTANSSALLFNDGGKLNVTGSNFTGNIGTNGSVIYNTNATWGYPLPGYAVIKDSNFDYNVPVNGTEIYNGADLKLYSSNLTANYTLIQNYGTLTLEDNNLKSGEYLSIYNDNGTFTNPLKLVVLDNSTVKTNINKTVEITAILVDANNNTVGDRSFKFIVNGTAVNPTLYKNGTYKANVTFSKGGIYPVSATIDSNGDKYLLENGTVKVLSNPNLVISVDNITYGENATVNVSSSDLNSGNVQVIIKDIKTNETIYNSSNSPNTEFKLSDLNAGNYSAFVDFAGNDDYAPASNSTVFEVDKAGSDLVIEADNITFGQDLVCNVTLGNITGSVNITVNNKNYTVDLVNGKGNLTVSGLDAGDYVVSGVFPGNDNYLASNNTANVTVMKVQPSLNVTASNTTYGNSVTVNVSCDVKEGSVKVDVNGTIYDVDLADGKATLVIPNLDAGNYTVVAEFGGNNNYLNVSNSTIFEVAKIAPKLIIEVTNITYGDVAICNVYLNNKTEQNSLLKSFKLLRSNGGSSVEVTIDGKNYNVALNDGVGQIAIPDLNAGNYTALANYEGNRNYLSANNSTIFEVSKAVPKLNIQMDNVTYGNASKGIVEVTGINGDPLNGTANVTIDNKTFEVEINNGKGTVEFDSILNPGSYLANVSFVAPNYENAVNSTTFNVIPVNETGNITNETPSGPIANETNATGNVTNGTSSNVPGNETAGNQSGNVANKTMDTGLNNANRNLNNVKTANPILLMLLAMVLIPLRRKFKY, encoded by the coding sequence GTGTTGTGTTTATTATTCTCTGTATCTAGTGTTAGTGCAGATGATAATCAGACTGTAGATGATAATTTTGCGGTTGTTAATCTAGATGCAGATGCAACTACATTTGCAGATATTAACAGTAAAATTGCTTCATCAGCATCAAATAGTGTTATTTATTTAAATAATCAATCATTTATTGGAAATGGTCAACATATTTCTATTGCTAAAAGTATTACAATTGACGGATCAAGTCAGGACAATCCAAATTCAGTCTCTGTACTTGATGCACAGGGAAATTCAAGAGTATTTATCATATTGGCCAGTGCTACCAATGTTAAAGTAACATTAAAAAATTTAGTGATAGTCAATGGTAACATTTCCGATTTTGGTGGTGCTGTCTATAGCAGGCCGAATTCTGCTACTTTAACTATTTCTAACATCCACTTTGAAAACAATACTGCTACAAGTGGAGGAGCTGTTTACATGTCAGGTTCAGGTTCCACTTTAAATGTCGACAACTGTTCCTTTTTAAACAACAGGGCATTAAATAGTGGTGCAGGAGCCATTTATGTTTACAATGTAAATGCAAATATTAATAATTGTAATTTCATGAACAACTCAGCTTTAAGAACTAATGAAACAGGTTACAGTGGTGGGGCTATCTTCAGTTATGGAATATTGAATGTCGATAATTGTTTATTTGAAAATAACTCAGGACTATATGGTGGAGCTATTATCAACGACGGTAGAGTGGCTAACATCAAAAACTCTAACTTCACATCCAATGTCGTAACCAGAAATAGTGGTGCTGCAATCTACAATTATGATTATTCAGCTAATCTTAAAGTTAACAACTGTACTTTCGAGTATAATGTAGCTAATAACAAAGGTAGTGGAATTTACAATTTCCTAGGAACTGCAATTGTTGAAAATTCTACTTTTGTTCATAATACAGCTAACAGTTCTGCACTTTTATTCAATGATGGTGGAAAACTAAATGTAACTGGATCTAACTTTACAGGAAACATAGGAACCAATGGAAGCGTTATCTATAATACCAACGCTACATGGGGATATCCTCTTCCAGGTTATGCAGTTATTAAGGATTCCAACTTTGATTATAACGTTCCGGTCAACGGTACTGAAATCTACAATGGTGCTGATTTGAAACTTTACTCTTCAAATTTAACTGCTAACTATACTTTAATACAAAATTACGGTACTTTAACTCTTGAAGACAACAATCTAAAATCAGGCGAATATTTAAGTATCTATAACGACAACGGTACATTTACAAACCCATTGAAATTAGTTGTACTTGACAATTCAACCGTAAAGACCAATATCAACAAAACCGTTGAAATTACAGCTATTTTGGTGGATGCAAACAACAACACCGTTGGAGATAGATCCTTTAAATTCATTGTAAATGGAACAGCTGTGAATCCTACTCTTTACAAAAATGGAACTTACAAAGCTAATGTTACATTTTCAAAAGGAGGAATCTATCCTGTCAGTGCAACCATTGATTCAAATGGAGACAAATATTTATTGGAAAATGGAACAGTTAAAGTTCTATCAAACCCTAATTTGGTCATATCCGTCGATAATATAACCTATGGGGAAAATGCAACAGTCAACGTTTCAAGTTCTGATTTAAACTCTGGAAATGTTCAGGTTATAATTAAAGATATCAAAACTAATGAGACAATCTACAACAGTTCCAATTCACCAAACACTGAATTCAAATTATCTGATTTGAATGCAGGCAACTATTCTGCTTTTGTTGATTTCGCTGGTAACGATGATTATGCGCCAGCTTCAAATTCAACAGTATTCGAAGTAGATAAAGCTGGTTCTGATTTGGTTATTGAAGCAGATAACATTACTTTTGGTCAGGATTTGGTTTGCAATGTGACTTTGGGCAATATTACCGGTTCTGTCAATATTACAGTTAACAATAAAAATTATACTGTTGATTTGGTGAACGGTAAAGGTAATTTGACTGTATCTGGTTTGGATGCTGGTGATTATGTTGTTTCCGGTGTTTTCCCAGGTAATGATAATTATTTGGCTTCCAACAATACTGCAAATGTTACAGTCATGAAAGTCCAACCTTCCTTAAATGTCACAGCTTCAAATACAACTTACGGCAATTCAGTTACCGTAAACGTATCCTGCGATGTCAAAGAAGGGTCTGTCAAAGTTGATGTAAACGGAACTATTTATGATGTTGATTTGGCTGATGGTAAAGCTACATTAGTGATACCTAATTTGGATGCTGGTAATTACACTGTCGTTGCTGAATTTGGTGGAAACAACAATTACTTGAACGTATCCAATTCTACAATATTTGAAGTAGCTAAAATTGCTCCAAAATTGATTATTGAAGTTACAAATATTACTTACGGGGATGTAGCAATTTGTAATGTTTATTTAAACAATAAAACAGAACAAAATTCTTTACTTAAATCATTCAAACTTCTCCGTAGCAATGGAGGATCTTCTGTAGAAGTCACCATTGACGGTAAAAATTACAATGTAGCTTTAAATGATGGTGTTGGTCAAATAGCTATTCCTGATTTGAATGCTGGAAACTATACTGCTTTAGCTAACTATGAAGGAAATAGAAATTATTTGTCTGCAAATAATTCAACAATCTTTGAAGTGTCTAAAGCCGTTCCTAAATTAAACATTCAAATGGACAATGTTACTTATGGAAATGCGTCTAAAGGAATTGTTGAAGTTACTGGAATCAATGGCGATCCGTTAAACGGAACAGCTAACGTTACTATTGATAACAAAACATTTGAAGTGGAAATTAATAATGGAAAAGGAACTGTTGAATTTGATTCAATATTAAATCCTGGAAGTTATTTGGCAAATGTTTCATTCGTAGCTCCAAACTATGAAAATGCTGTTAATAGTACAACATTCAATGTAATTCCTGTTAATGAAACTGGAAACATTACCAATGAAACTCCATCAGGTCCTATTGCTAACGAGACCAATGCTACTGGCAATGTTACAAATGGAACCTCATCAAACGTTCCAGGCAATGAAACAGCAGGTAACCAATCTGGCAATGTTGCTAATAAAACCATGGATACAGGTTTAAACAATGCAAATAGAAATTTAAACAATGTAAAAACTGCCAATCCAATATTGTTGATGTTGTTGGCTATGGTTTTAATACCACTTAGAAGAAAATTCAAATATTAG
- the cbiD gene encoding cobalt-precorrin-5B (C(1))-methyltransferase CbiD, protein MTSNNSDFTGPTTGTIATACAIASLKTIFNEEVSAVNVKTPKTTLNILIDNSEKLSSTSAISSAHKRPYNDPDVTVEVEIDAKVELIPFKDEKVIIKGGEGVGTITKPGLQIEIGEAAINPIPRQMIHDNLRDLIPEDKTAIVTIIVPEGKKIAQKTMNPKLGIVDGISILGTTGIARSMSTKAYKDSIVKQLDVVVAQNIEDIIFVPGNIGEKLAIKDFNISLDQIVQTGNFVGFMFEEAKKRGIDSFTFFGHIGKLIKVAGGIFDTKHAVADGRREIMITHAVLCGASNEVAEQLYDSKTTEDMLDILNKEDLSLKVCNSIALAINERCRLKLDLDINVILVDMKGNFLNNNFIQP, encoded by the coding sequence ATGACTTCAAATAATTCTGATTTTACAGGGCCTACAACAGGTACAATCGCTACTGCATGTGCAATAGCCAGTCTTAAAACTATTTTTAATGAAGAGGTATCTGCTGTAAATGTTAAGACACCCAAAACCACTCTCAATATATTGATAGACAATTCTGAAAAGTTATCTTCAACTTCAGCTATTTCAAGCGCTCATAAACGACCATATAACGATCCGGATGTCACTGTCGAGGTTGAAATAGATGCGAAAGTGGAGTTGATTCCTTTCAAGGACGAAAAAGTGATTATCAAAGGCGGTGAAGGGGTAGGGACAATAACAAAGCCTGGCCTTCAAATCGAAATAGGTGAAGCCGCAATCAATCCGATTCCTCGCCAAATGATTCATGATAATTTAAGGGACCTGATTCCTGAAGATAAAACAGCTATTGTAACCATCATTGTTCCTGAAGGTAAAAAAATAGCTCAAAAAACCATGAATCCCAAATTAGGGATTGTTGATGGAATTTCAATACTTGGAACTACAGGCATTGCAAGATCAATGTCAACAAAGGCATATAAGGATTCAATCGTAAAACAATTGGATGTGGTTGTTGCTCAAAATATTGAGGACATTATTTTTGTTCCGGGCAACATTGGTGAAAAATTAGCCATTAAGGATTTCAACATATCATTGGACCAGATTGTACAAACAGGAAACTTTGTAGGATTCATGTTTGAGGAAGCTAAAAAGAGAGGAATCGACAGTTTTACTTTCTTTGGCCATATTGGAAAACTTATTAAGGTTGCCGGAGGAATTTTCGATACGAAACATGCCGTAGCTGACGGACGCCGTGAGATAATGATTACTCATGCGGTTCTTTGTGGTGCCAGCAATGAAGTGGCTGAACAATTGTATGATTCAAAAACCACAGAAGACATGTTGGACATATTAAATAAAGAAGATTTGTCCTTAAAAGTTTGCAATAGCATAGCATTGGCAATAAATGAAAGATGCAGGCTTAAATTAGACTTGGACATCAACGTCATATTGGTGGATATGAAGGGCAATTTCTTAAACAATAATTTTATACAACCTTAA
- a CDS encoding glycosyltransferase family 4 protein, with translation MKIAMVGQFPPHVGGVGVHIHSLSKKLVEEGHEVYVITYPHDDIKDIDGIHVIGTKGINVPGIRGLTFKKNAKKALENLLKEEDIDIIHGHYLFPAGAAAVEVGNKHGIKTYVTAHGSDMFELYKKQKFMRKPLKKVLKNADKVFAVSNALKDEILNTGVEGIGDKVSLHWNSVDTDKFKQDDGKRFLDTDKPIVMFVGNLIKRKNVNVLLEAKKDAVSDYELVVVGGGPLYNDLKKKVKNENISGVTFTGPRTDVEDIIPGVDLLVLPSFSESFGLVLIEALACGVPVIGSDVGGIKEIITENVGLLIDPNDPKTVSKAIEELLNNNELYDSFKSNARDRAMDFSEVKIPYDELKK, from the coding sequence ATGAAAATAGCTATGGTAGGTCAATTTCCACCTCATGTCGGTGGTGTTGGGGTTCATATTCATTCATTATCTAAAAAACTCGTTGAGGAAGGTCATGAGGTCTATGTGATTACCTATCCTCATGATGACATTAAGGATATTGATGGAATTCACGTTATTGGAACCAAGGGAATTAATGTGCCTGGAATTCGTGGTTTAACTTTTAAAAAGAATGCTAAAAAAGCTTTGGAGAATCTTTTAAAGGAAGAGGATATTGATATTATCCATGGACATTACTTATTCCCTGCAGGGGCCGCAGCAGTTGAAGTGGGCAACAAACATGGTATAAAAACTTATGTTACTGCACATGGTTCTGACATGTTTGAATTGTATAAGAAACAGAAATTCATGAGAAAACCTCTTAAAAAGGTTCTTAAAAATGCGGATAAGGTTTTTGCAGTCAGCAACGCTTTAAAAGATGAGATATTGAATACAGGTGTTGAGGGAATTGGAGATAAGGTTTCACTTCATTGGAATTCCGTTGACACTGATAAGTTCAAACAGGATGACGGGAAAAGGTTTTTGGATACTGATAAACCAATCGTAATGTTTGTAGGAAACCTAATCAAGCGTAAAAATGTCAATGTTCTTCTTGAGGCCAAAAAAGATGCCGTATCTGACTATGAACTTGTTGTAGTTGGCGGAGGTCCTCTTTACAATGATCTTAAAAAGAAAGTTAAAAATGAAAACATTTCTGGAGTGACCTTTACAGGTCCTAGAACAGATGTGGAGGACATTATTCCAGGAGTTGATTTGCTTGTATTGCCATCATTTTCAGAAAGCTTTGGGCTGGTTTTAATAGAGGCATTGGCTTGTGGAGTTCCGGTAATTGGAAGTGATGTCGGTGGAATTAAGGAGATAATAACCGAAAATGTGGGATTGTTAATTGACCCAAATGATCCAAAAACAGTTTCCAAAGCTATTGAAGAATTATTAAACAATAACGAATTATATGATTCATTCAAGTCCAATGCTAGAGATAGGGCAATGGATTTTAGTGAAGTTAAAATACCTTATGATGAGTTGAAAAAATGA
- a CDS encoding chorismate mutase, producing MNEEIEIYSFKNKSEADELLNNSRLQIDEIDNNLFELICKRTSLAKDIVLAKMYLEMPIYDKSREQAIFEKSQKLAKEKNIDADIIEQIMNMLTILSKNEQNEILRRVENGKY from the coding sequence TTGAATGAGGAAATAGAGATATATTCTTTTAAAAATAAAAGTGAAGCCGATGAGCTTCTAAATAATTCAAGATTGCAGATTGATGAAATTGATAATAATTTATTTGAATTGATTTGTAAAAGAACTTCTTTAGCTAAAGATATTGTTCTTGCTAAAATGTATCTTGAAATGCCAATTTATGATAAATCAAGAGAGCAAGCTATTTTTGAGAAATCACAAAAATTAGCTAAGGAAAAAAATATTGATGCTGATATTATTGAGCAAATCATGAATATGTTAACTATTTTAAGTAAAAATGAACAAAACGAAATTTTAAGGAGGGTAGAGAATGGGAAATATTAG
- a CDS encoding shikimate kinase produces the protein MKKTVRSPGSATIINAIATGSGSAFGIGLDIVCKAKTQKSSITARNDVGAETKFMEDCARNVFETYGISEDEFGIDLETKSTLPMASGLSSSSALSNAITAVTAKIISEEFDLELFNDYDIINMAIESSLKAKVTITGAFDDATASYFGGVVVTNNRYHEMIVKERMEEFPILVYMPDEISKSGSSDVNRMKLLAPLVESAFEMARNGDYFKALNLNGLIYAATLNFNSQIAIEALNAGALASGLSGTGSSFVAICEVDCVDEVKDAWAQFEGRIIETTVDNEGCTFI, from the coding sequence ATGAAAAAAACAGTAAGATCACCAGGTTCTGCAACAATTATAAACGCGATAGCTACAGGTTCCGGTTCTGCATTTGGAATCGGATTGGATATCGTATGTAAGGCAAAAACTCAGAAGAGCTCAATTACAGCAAGAAACGATGTTGGGGCTGAAACCAAATTCATGGAAGACTGCGCTAGAAACGTATTTGAGACCTATGGCATTTCAGAGGATGAATTCGGTATTGATTTGGAGACAAAGTCAACACTTCCAATGGCCTCAGGTTTATCAAGCAGCAGTGCGCTTTCCAATGCAATCACTGCAGTAACAGCTAAAATAATCTCTGAAGAATTTGACTTGGAACTTTTCAACGATTATGACATTATTAATATGGCTATCGAATCCTCTCTTAAAGCAAAAGTAACAATTACAGGAGCTTTTGATGATGCAACAGCTTCCTATTTTGGAGGTGTTGTGGTTACAAACAACAGGTATCATGAAATGATTGTTAAGGAAAGGATGGAGGAGTTTCCAATTCTTGTTTACATGCCTGATGAAATTTCAAAATCAGGAAGCTCTGATGTCAATCGTATGAAACTTTTGGCACCTCTTGTTGAATCAGCATTTGAAATGGCTAGAAATGGAGATTATTTCAAAGCACTGAACTTGAACGGTTTGATTTATGCCGCCACTTTGAATTTCAACAGTCAGATAGCTATTGAAGCTTTAAATGCTGGGGCTTTAGCATCCGGTTTGTCAGGAACAGGTTCGTCATTTGTTGCGATATGTGAAGTCGATTGCGTGGATGAGGTTAAGGATGCCTGGGCCCAATTTGAAGGCAGAATCATTGAAACCACTGTTGACAATGAGGGATGCACTTTCATTTAA
- a CDS encoding aspartate kinase, with product MDLIVAKFGGTSVGNGERIKKAAQSVVNEYMKGNQVVVVVSAVNKTTDDLIKLSHDAVGEGLTEKRKAEILAMGELTSTRLFSAAIESLGVKSEFIDPYNELWPVVTDSNPLEAKIDFKTTNKKVEGIRDLINQGIIPVICGFLGKGPDGEITTLGRGGSDITAFLLGHCLDANEVIIVTDVDGVMSTDPNKIEEAELLDKISVEEMRDLATHGAQVLHPHALKYKDPLINSKIINFNKGDLTQSGTKIVGPFNGEMMKCASLYSEPLSVIALVGDGMLKEVGLLSELTTRLSENEINIFGISAGQNSMTVFINKKDSDKAYHLLHDLVIESDVLSSLSLGKDTAMITLVSPDFIETPGIISNIAEPLRKNNINIVEISSSQTAIVVFVEWKDGKKAHELVKEVLK from the coding sequence ATGGACTTAATAGTAGCCAAATTTGGAGGAACTTCGGTCGGTAATGGAGAAAGGATTAAAAAAGCAGCACAATCTGTTGTAAATGAATATATGAAGGGCAATCAAGTGGTAGTTGTTGTATCTGCTGTTAACAAGACAACAGATGATTTAATTAAGTTATCCCATGATGCTGTTGGTGAAGGCTTAACAGAAAAGCGCAAGGCTGAAATTTTAGCTATGGGTGAATTAACCAGCACAAGATTATTCTCAGCAGCTATTGAATCATTGGGGGTTAAATCAGAATTTATAGATCCTTACAATGAACTTTGGCCAGTTGTTACAGATAGCAATCCTTTAGAAGCGAAAATTGATTTCAAAACCACCAACAAGAAGGTAGAGGGAATCAGAGACCTAATTAACCAAGGCATCATTCCTGTAATTTGCGGATTTTTAGGTAAGGGTCCGGACGGAGAAATCACAACCTTAGGTAGAGGAGGCAGTGACATTACTGCATTTTTATTGGGCCACTGTTTAGATGCCAATGAAGTAATCATCGTTACTGATGTGGATGGAGTAATGTCCACAGATCCAAACAAGATTGAAGAAGCTGAGTTGCTTGACAAAATTAGTGTAGAAGAGATGAGAGACTTGGCTACTCATGGAGCACAGGTTTTACATCCTCATGCTTTAAAATATAAGGATCCATTAATCAATTCCAAGATTATTAATTTTAATAAGGGAGATTTAACTCAAAGCGGAACTAAGATTGTCGGCCCTTTTAATGGAGAAATGATGAAATGCGCTTCATTGTATTCAGAACCCCTTTCAGTAATAGCTCTTGTTGGAGATGGAATGCTTAAAGAAGTAGGTTTACTTTCAGAATTAACTACACGCCTTTCAGAAAATGAGATTAATATATTTGGCATTTCAGCAGGTCAAAATTCCATGACTGTTTTCATTAATAAAAAGGACTCTGATAAAGCTTATCATTTATTGCACGATTTAGTAATTGAAAGTGATGTTTTAAGCTCATTATCTTTAGGAAAGGACACAGCTATGATTACATTAGTAAGTCCTGATTTTATAGAGACACCAGGCATTATTTCCAATATTGCTGAACCATTAAGAAAAAATAATATTAACATAGTTGAAATATCTTCCTCACAAACAGCCATTGTTGTTTTTGTAGAATGGAAGGATGGTAAAAAAGCACATGAATTAGTTAAAGAGGTTTTAAAATGA
- the dapA gene encoding 4-hydroxy-tetrahydrodipicolinate synthase codes for MNFEGTYVAMVTPFTENEEIDEEGFRSNINYLIDNGVNGLLGAATTGESATLTHDEHKKVIEILIDEVDGRVETIAGAGSNSTKEALDLVEFSEQAGADAALVITPYYNKPQPHGLIDHFKTIADASDIPIIAYNVPSRTGINMDVDTIVEIAKIDNIDAIKEASGSIEKINDLYRALSKEGLEDDFNILSGEDSLTLPIMALGGTGVISASANVDPKRMVLMVDSMLNDDYQRAMELHYEMIDLIRAIFMESNPVPAKTAMNIMGLPSGPLRKPLAPMKEENVEILKNILKESDLI; via the coding sequence ATGAATTTCGAAGGTACGTATGTTGCAATGGTAACTCCTTTTACTGAAAATGAAGAAATTGATGAAGAAGGATTTAGAAGTAATATCAATTATTTGATTGATAATGGCGTTAACGGTTTACTTGGTGCTGCAACAACCGGTGAATCAGCTACATTAACCCATGACGAACATAAAAAAGTAATTGAAATTCTTATTGATGAAGTTGATGGAAGAGTTGAAACTATTGCAGGTGCAGGCAGTAATTCTACCAAAGAGGCTCTTGACCTAGTTGAGTTTTCAGAACAGGCAGGTGCAGATGCGGCTCTTGTAATTACTCCTTACTACAACAAACCTCAGCCTCATGGTTTAATAGACCATTTCAAAACAATTGCAGACGCTTCAGACATTCCAATCATAGCATATAACGTTCCATCCCGTACTGGAATAAACATGGATGTTGACACCATTGTTGAAATTGCAAAAATAGACAATATTGATGCTATTAAGGAAGCTAGTGGAAGCATTGAAAAAATAAACGATTTATATAGGGCACTTTCAAAAGAAGGTCTTGAGGATGATTTCAACATTCTTTCTGGAGAAGATAGTCTTACTTTACCGATTATGGCATTGGGAGGAACTGGTGTAATAAGTGCTTCAGCAAACGTTGATCCTAAAAGAATGGTTCTGATGGTTGACAGCATGTTAAATGACGACTATCAAAGAGCAATGGAGCTCCATTATGAAATGATTGATTTAATAAGGGCTATTTTCATGGAAAGTAATCCTGTTCCAGCTAAAACAGCCATGAATATTATGGGTCTTCCTTCAGGCCCTCTTAGAAAACCATTGGCACCTATGAAAGAGGAAAATGTAGAAATTCTTAAGAATATTTTAAAAGAATCTGATTTAATTTAA
- a CDS encoding 30S ribosomal protein S17e: MGNIRTSFVKRLAKELIETHPGIFTTSFDENKKLVMEYSTVSTKHLRNKIAGYVTRLVRLEQTQE; this comes from the coding sequence ATGGGAAATATTAGAACTTCATTTGTTAAACGTTTAGCAAAAGAACTTATAGAAACTCATCCTGGAATTTTTACCACTAGTTTTGATGAAAACAAAAAATTAGTAATGGAATATTCCACTGTAAGTACTAAACATTTAAGAAATAAAATCGCAGGATATGTTACTAGACTTGTAAGATTAGAACAAACTCAAGAATAG
- the asd gene encoding aspartate-semialdehyde dehydrogenase: MVKVGVLGATGMVGQRFIQLLDSHPDFELTALAASSRSAGKRYEDATTWYLNEEMPEAVKDIIVCDTTPEAMDNDVDIVFSSVPTELAAKIEKDFAKDYVVASNASAHRMKKNIPLVIPEVNPEYLDMIDAQQKENNWDGFIVTNPNCSTIALTLTLKPIVDNFNVKGIRVSTMQAISGAGYNGVPSMAILDNLVPYIGSEEEKMESETLHLLGNYDGEEVKPADFVLSASCHRVPVIDGHTEAVFIELEDDFDIEDVEDKMKNFKALPQELGLYSAPENPIVVKKENDRPQPRMDRNAGNGMAVTVGRLRKDQAFDNSLKYVLVGHNTIRGAAGASVLNAELINDKIL, translated from the coding sequence ATGGTTAAAGTTGGTGTTTTAGGCGCAACTGGAATGGTTGGTCAAAGATTTATTCAATTGCTTGATAGTCATCCTGACTTTGAATTAACTGCACTTGCAGCTTCTTCAAGATCTGCAGGTAAAAGATATGAGGATGCAACAACATGGTATCTTAATGAGGAGATGCCTGAAGCTGTAAAGGACATTATTGTTTGTGATACAACTCCTGAAGCTATGGATAATGATGTGGACATTGTTTTCTCATCAGTTCCAACAGAGCTTGCAGCTAAAATCGAAAAAGACTTTGCAAAAGACTATGTGGTGGCTTCCAATGCTAGTGCTCACAGAATGAAGAAAAACATTCCATTGGTCATTCCTGAAGTCAATCCTGAATATCTGGACATGATTGATGCACAACAAAAAGAGAATAATTGGGATGGTTTTATTGTAACCAATCCAAACTGTTCCACTATTGCTTTAACTTTAACTTTAAAGCCTATTGTTGACAATTTCAATGTAAAGGGCATTAGGGTTTCTACTATGCAGGCCATTTCCGGTGCAGGTTATAATGGTGTTCCTTCAATGGCTATTTTGGACAATCTTGTTCCTTATATTGGAAGTGAAGAGGAAAAGATGGAATCAGAAACTTTACATCTTTTAGGTAATTATGATGGCGAAGAAGTTAAGCCTGCTGATTTTGTTTTAAGTGCTTCTTGTCATAGGGTTCCTGTTATTGATGGTCATACTGAAGCTGTCTTCATAGAATTGGAGGATGATTTTGACATTGAGGATGTTGAAGACAAAATGAAAAATTTCAAAGCATTGCCTCAGGAATTAGGTCTTTATTCAGCTCCTGAAAATCCTATTGTTGTCAAGAAAGAAAATGACAGGCCACAACCTAGAATGGATAGGAATGCAGGAAACGGTATGGCTGTAACTGTAGGAAGACTTAGGAAAGATCAGGCATTTGACAATAGTTTAAAATATGTTCTTGTAGGTCACAACACCATTCGTGGTGCTGCAGGTGCATCTGTGTTGAATGCTGAACTTATTAATGATAAAATTTTATAA
- the dapB gene encoding 4-hydroxy-tetrahydrodipicolinate reductase, which translates to MIKVAVTGAAGRMGSGIIRKITEQDDMEVVAAIEMPNTPLAGQDAGERAGIGPIGVEISGSQDLDKTLKEAKPDVLVDFTIAHAAVETIRIAAENGVNLVVGTTGFSEEQMDENIKNIENAGVNAIISSNYAIGVNVFFDLLKKLTPILDDFDIEIIEAHHNQKEDSPSGTAMTAFEVIAETLERNPEEVGVYGRQGHVGKRTKEEIGIHAIRGGDIVGDHTVLYIGDGERLEITHRAHTREVFIAGVIRAIRYIPTATKTFSSMQDVLGLE; encoded by the coding sequence ATGATTAAAGTAGCAGTAACCGGGGCTGCAGGAAGAATGGGCTCTGGTATTATTAGAAAAATAACAGAACAAGATGATATGGAAGTTGTAGCAGCTATTGAAATGCCAAACACTCCTTTAGCAGGTCAAGATGCTGGTGAAAGGGCAGGTATTGGCCCTATCGGTGTTGAAATTTCTGGTTCCCAGGATTTGGATAAAACCTTAAAGGAAGCTAAACCTGATGTTTTGGTTGACTTTACCATTGCTCATGCAGCAGTCGAAACTATTAGGATAGCTGCTGAAAATGGCGTTAATTTGGTTGTGGGAACAACCGGTTTTTCAGAAGAGCAGATGGATGAAAACATTAAAAACATTGAAAATGCTGGTGTCAATGCAATTATCTCATCTAACTATGCTATTGGGGTAAACGTGTTCTTCGACTTGCTTAAAAAATTAACTCCTATTTTAGATGATTTTGACATTGAGATTATTGAAGCTCACCATAATCAGAAAGAAGACTCCCCTTCAGGAACAGCAATGACTGCATTTGAAGTAATTGCTGAGACTCTTGAACGTAATCCTGAAGAAGTTGGAGTTTACGGAAGACAAGGCCATGTGGGTAAAAGAACCAAAGAAGAAATTGGTATTCATGCAATCCGTGGTGGGGATATCGTAGGTGATCATACAGTCTTGTACATTGGTGATGGTGAAAGATTGGAAATTACACACAGGGCACATACAAGAGAAGTATTTATCGCCGGTGTTATTAGAGCTATCAGATACATTCCTACAGCTACTAAAACATTTAGCAGTATGCAGGATGTTCTTGGATTGGAGTAG